The nucleotide window CCCCCCCAACAGGCATAACAGCCTGCGGAGGCCGCCATGCTCAAACCGTTCTACCAGGGCAAGCTGGACACGTTTTGCGCCATCTACGCCGTGCTCAACGCCCTGCGCCTGACCCACGGCCTGCGCGTGCTCAAAGCGCGCGATATTCTCAATGAAACCCTCATGGGCTTGGCCGCAACTCCCCAGGCCTTTCGCGCCGTACTGGAGCAGGAGACAGACTACTGCGCCCTGGTGGACGGCATGCTGCGCGTGCAGCGCCGCAGCTTCCCGCTGGAAATCCGCCAGCCCTTTGCCGTTACGGACGATCCCGCGCCGGCACAGCTCTGGGAATGCTGCCGCGACTGGCTCAACCCCGCCGACCACCGGGCAGTCATCTTCCGCTTTACGCGCCACCTCACGGCCGACGGCCCGGCGGTCAACCGCCACTGGACCACGGCAGACAGCCTGGAAGGCGACACCCTGCACCTCTTTGACTGCAGCCATGAGGCCGAAGCCATCCTCAACATCCACTCTCAGGATTTCGTCACCCGCGCCGAGGACGTAAGCGTTCAGCGCCTGCTGCACATCCAGCCCTATACCGTCCGCCTGCTGCGCCTGCCGTTTTAGGACATGAGCGCCCCCACGAAAATGCAAATACCGCCCGGCCCGCGCCCCACGCACAGGGACCGGACCGGGCGGCGCGCCTGCGCACGCAGTCGCCAAAGCACCTGCAAAATGAAATTGGCCTATGTCCGCGGCCGACCAAAGGCCAGCAGGATGCTCACGATGCCCGCGCTCATGAAGTAGAAGCCGGCTAGAAAACTCATGGTCAGGATGGAGGAAAGGGGGTTAACTACCATGAAAAAGCCCAGAATAACGCAAAGAACGTTCAGTATCAGCGTAAAAATATACAGTCCCTTGTTCCACAGTTTCAGCGGCCAGGAATAGACCAGGGCGTCAATGGAAGTCATGATGAACCAAAAGGCAAAAATATACGGCATAATAGCCATGGAGAAACCAAGATTGAACAAAAATATCACACCAATGGCTACATCCAGAATGCCGACGACCAGCCGGAGGGTGCTGCCGCCGCGCTGACGGATCAGCAGAATTCCCTTGAACAGGGCTGCCATAGCAAAAACTATGGTAATAGCCGCCAGATTGGCCGCAGGATTCCTGAAAGCGATAAGCGCCACAAACAAAAACAGCACTCCAATAAGCAGGCAACTCCAATCAAACTTATTTGTACGCTCTGCACTCATGGCGATACTCCTCTAAAGTAGAGTGAATGGCATGAACAACCGTGACAATAACATGCCAACTACAATATAGATATCTTTCTGAACAATAATGTCAAGCAGTGCGGGCCCCGGCTTTCAGCCGGGACAGTGGCGCACCGCCCGCGTCCGCGGCGATTGCCTCTGCTCCGGGGTGGAGCGCAAGTCTGGCCGACGCGCCTTCCGCCGGGGCCCGCCGACGCAAAGCCCCCCGGAAACCGCGGACGGTTTCGGGGGGCCAGAAAGCCGGGCCTTGGGGGGGCTAAAGCGGGCAACCCAGCGACGCCGGGCTTACTCCGCGGGCGCTTCGGGCGGGGCTGCGGGCTCCGCGGGGGCTACGGGGTCTGCGGGGTCTGCGGGAGCCACGGGCTTAAGGGTGTGCATATTGATCTGCTGCGGGCCTTCCACGCTCTGGGGCGCCTGCACGCCCAGCCGCACCTTGTGGTTGATGAAGATGGGGCCCGTAAGGTTGAGGGCGGCCTGCTCCGGCACACCCACAGGGATGGACACGGTGACCAGCAGCACGGCTTCGGCCGGGTCTTCCAGTTGCAGCAGCTGCCGTTCCGCCGGGCCCAGAACCGGCGCGTAGGATTTGTCCAGGAAACTGTAAGGATCGGCCACCAGCAGGCCCACCTGAGGCGTGTGCACGCTTTGGAGGATGAGCAACGGCGCTTCCGGGCGGATCTGCAGCAGGATAAAGTCCCGCTCGGTTTCAAAGCCGGCCAGGCCGCGCGGGAAACGCACCACCTTGTCCATATCGATGCTCCGCTGCCCAAGGCGCGTATCGATGATTACTTCTTTGTTCCGTGCCATAGTTCAGCAGCCACCATAAGGTCGTTGTTACTGGTTGCAAGGGCGCGACGGTTTTCTTCCACAACCCGCCGGTAGACTTCTTCGCGGTACACTGTGGTTTCTTCCGGCACTTCCAGGCCAAGGCGGACCTGCTTGCCCTGCATCCCCAGCACGGTGATGCGGATATTTTCGCCCAGGTAGAGGCTTTCTCCGGGGCGTCGCGTCAAAATCAGCATGCGTGCGGTCCTAGGTCCTAGAGGTAATTGGCCAGACTCATCTGCATGATCAAGGATGAGGACTGCAGCACGGTCTGGTACGTCAGTTGCTGCCGGGTCAGCTTGCTCAGCAATTCCGTAAGGTCGATATCTTCAATATAACTCAAGCGCTCTTCCTGGTCCAGCTTTTGAAAGCTGAGCACGTCGCTGGCCGTGCTGACCCGGTTTTCCAACCCGCCGATGCGGGCCACCTGGGTAAGCACGCTCTGCTGCACGCTTTCCAGCTGGGCCAGCACCTGCTGGCAGCCTTCCTGATTGTTGTTCTCGCAATAGGCTACAAAGTTGCCCGCCACCTCAAACAGGTTGGTGTCTCCCGTCATGGTGGCCTGGCCGTTGTAGTAGCCGCCGAAGATATCCTTGCCCACGCTGTTGATGGAGATATAGGTATCCTGCAGAATTTCCAGGTCCAGGTCGGCGCGCGCGGGATGGATGAGCACCTGCGTGCCTGCCGTGACAGTACTGGAGGCGGCGCTGCCTGCGTCCAAGTCCGTGTAGCCGCCCGGCACTGGCAGGCGCACCGTGCCCGTGCCCGTACTCACGGCCGTAGCCGGCACCCAGGTGGCCCCGCTGTCCGTGCTGTAGGAATAGCCGAACTCCGTACCCGCCGCATTGAGGTCCACGTCGCTGTCCACCCGCACCAGCACGTTACTGCCAAAACTGCCGGTGGCCGTGGCCTCAAGGCCTGTGGGGCCGCCCATAATGGTCATGTCCGGCGGGGGGTCGTTGTCGTCGCCCTGGTACACGGCCGTGGGCCGGATATAGAGCAGGGTGCCGTTGTCCGCCCCCGCGCCCAGGGTGGTGTCTGCCGCGCTTACAGCCAGGTTCTGGCCGTCGGCCAAGGTAATGGTTACGCCGTCGGCCACAATTTCCCGGCTGCCGGCGGCCACCGTGCCGTCGCTCCAGGTAGTGCCGCCGTCCTTGGACCACCGGTAGTTCAGCTCGTTCGTGCCCAGGGTGCCGTCACTGGTAAACTGCACCATCATGGATGTGTCCGACGCGCCCTGGATGGTGTATGCGCCCGCGTCAATGGCCTTGTCCCAGTTTTCGTCCCAGCTGGTCAGGGCCAGGCTTTCTTCAAAGGCGCTGCCCGTATAGCGCTGCCCGGCAAAAATGCTCTTATCCTCGTACCGAGTATTGGAAAGGTTGAGGATCTGGCCGAAAATTTCTCTGGCCTGATCGGCGATCTGCTGTCGGTTCTCCGCCGAATACGTGCCCGTGGAGGCTTGTTCGGCCAGGCTTTTCAGGCTGGTAATGGCCGTGCTCAGCTGGGTGCCCAGCACGTTGTCGGCCAGCTCCAGCCAGCCGGTAGCCGTATCCACGTTGCTCTGGTACTGCTTGGTGGCGCTGATGTCGTCGCGGGCCATGAGCACGCGGTACGTGCCCGCCGGGTCGTCTGAAGGCCGGTTGATCTTCTTCTGAGTGGAGCCCTGCTCGTTGCTCTCCATATAGGCGGCCAGGTTGCTCTGCATCTGGCTGACCACGGTATTGTACATGGACTGCTGCGTCACGCGGATGGCCATACGCCCCCCTTATTCCTTGAGGCCCAGCAGGGTTTGCAGCATCTGGTCGGCGGTGGTGATGAGCTTGGCCGCCGCCGTGTAGGAATGCTGATATTTGATGAGATTGGCCATTTCTTCGTCCAGATTCACGCCCGTAACGGAACTCACCTGATCTTCCAGGTCGCTGGTCAGGGCCGTGTGGTATTCCGCATTGGTCTGGGTAAGGCGCGTATCCGAGCCTACGGTGGTAACCAGGTTGGCGTAGTACTGGGAAATGGTCTGGTTGCTTACGGTTTTCCAAACCGTGGAAATGGTCACGGTGCTGTCCGTCAGCTTGGCAATGGCGGTGGCGGTGACATTGTCGCCGGCATTGGCCTGATAATCGCCGTTGACCTGCCCGGCGGCGATGTAGTTGACATTGCTGTGCAACTGGTTGTTAACGGCCAGGTCGGAGGCGCTGGACCCCGTAAAAAACACATTGATGCCCAACGCGGCCATCAGGCCGGAGGAATCCGTGCCCATGGCAAACTGTACGTTGCTGGCGTCATTGGTCTCAAGCAACAGCCTGCCGTCCTGAATACTGGCCTTGAGCAGATTCTGCCCGGCATTGTTGGGGTCAGGAAAACTGGTATTGATGGCATTCGCCACGTCCTCAAGCGTGTGTACAGAAGGATCGAAGTTCTGCACGCCGTCGGCGGCGGCGTCAAAATCCAGCATGCCGGAGGTCAGGTAGTCGCCGGTAGTCTTGTCATAAAAATGGATGTTGACGTTGCCGGACTGCAGGCGGTCCGCATCGGGCAGAATGGCCTGGGCGGAACCCAGGGCCTGGGTGGCGCTCTGCACCTGCTGCTGCCCCTGGGCATAGTCCAGCAG belongs to Desulfovibrio legallii and includes:
- a CDS encoding HdeD family acid-resistance protein, whose amino-acid sequence is MSAERTNKFDWSCLLIGVLFLFVALIAFRNPAANLAAITIVFAMAALFKGILLIRQRGGSTLRLVVGILDVAIGVIFLFNLGFSMAIMPYIFAFWFIMTSIDALVYSWPLKLWNKGLYIFTLILNVLCVILGFFMVVNPLSSILTMSFLAGFYFMSAGIVSILLAFGRPRT
- the fliW gene encoding flagellar assembly protein FliW gives rise to the protein MARNKEVIIDTRLGQRSIDMDKVVRFPRGLAGFETERDFILLQIRPEAPLLILQSVHTPQVGLLVADPYSFLDKSYAPVLGPAERQLLQLEDPAEAVLLVTVSIPVGVPEQAALNLTGPIFINHKVRLGVQAPQSVEGPQQINMHTLKPVAPADPADPVAPAEPAAPPEAPAE
- the csrA gene encoding carbon storage regulator CsrA; protein product: MLILTRRPGESLYLGENIRITVLGMQGKQVRLGLEVPEETTVYREEVYRRVVEENRRALATSNNDLMVAAELWHGTKK
- a CDS encoding flagellar hook protein is translated as MAIRVTQQSMYNTVVSQMQSNLAAYMESNEQGSTQKKINRPSDDPAGTYRVLMARDDISATKQYQSNVDTATGWLELADNVLGTQLSTAITSLKSLAEQASTGTYSAENRQQIADQAREIFGQILNLSNTRYEDKSIFAGQRYTGSAFEESLALTSWDENWDKAIDAGAYTIQGASDTSMMVQFTSDGTLGTNELNYRWSKDGGTTWSDGTVAAGSREIVADGVTITLADGQNLAVSAADTTLGAGADNGTLLYIRPTAVYQGDDNDPPPDMTIMGGPTGLEATATGSFGSNVLVRVDSDVDLNAAGTEFGYSYSTDSGATWVPATAVSTGTGTVRLPVPGGYTDLDAGSAASSTVTAGTQVLIHPARADLDLEILQDTYISINSVGKDIFGGYYNGQATMTGDTNLFEVAGNFVAYCENNNQEGCQQVLAQLESVQQSVLTQVARIGGLENRVSTASDVLSFQKLDQEERLSYIEDIDLTELLSKLTRQQLTYQTVLQSSSLIMQMSLANYL